The proteins below are encoded in one region of Bosea sp. BIWAKO-01:
- a CDS encoding diguanylate cyclase, with protein MSALEQVIDAAANAPPAPARDSSYAGQRAQGFKRLRFVSALEDEYRRYMRIEQRMSTLVCALTALGIWLVFIALDISRIDPLTEYRAQRYDALAATALRWVTLAVLLSLISVLVGKRLPRAYNRLSFLVLVLIGTTSAVSANVFKLRDLAQADLAGFVIIMAVFLPVGLTFHQSVAAAMLIAVLNALLGFIMLDPGHIHEHIRISILMFFAVFVGAVGAYLREYTQRDHFLLRRMLHNRAMSDALTGIGNRRFFEEHAATALRQARRERAGLVFAILDVDHFKKYNDRYGHQAGDLALRSLARALEARLRRPMDMVGRLGGEEFGLILYGVRLDTARAMLDNLVRAVSSLDIPHDASDTAPHLTVSVGAALFDGLETLEQIYRRADGLLYVSKAKGRDRFTLG; from the coding sequence GTGAGTGCTTTGGAACAGGTCATAGACGCCGCGGCAAACGCGCCCCCGGCGCCTGCGCGCGACAGTTCCTATGCAGGGCAGCGCGCGCAAGGCTTCAAGCGCCTGCGCTTCGTCTCGGCGCTGGAAGACGAGTACCGCCGCTATATGCGCATCGAGCAGCGCATGAGCACGCTGGTCTGCGCGCTCACCGCGCTCGGTATCTGGCTGGTATTCATCGCGCTCGACATCTCACGGATCGACCCGCTGACGGAATATCGGGCGCAGCGCTACGACGCCCTGGCCGCAACCGCTCTGCGCTGGGTCACGCTCGCCGTCCTACTTTCCCTGATCTCGGTCCTCGTCGGCAAACGCCTGCCCCGCGCCTATAACCGGCTGAGCTTCCTCGTTCTCGTGCTGATCGGAACGACGAGCGCAGTCAGCGCCAATGTCTTCAAGTTGCGCGACCTCGCCCAGGCGGACCTGGCCGGCTTCGTCATCATCATGGCGGTATTCCTGCCGGTCGGCCTGACCTTCCATCAGAGCGTCGCCGCGGCGATGCTGATCGCCGTCCTGAATGCGCTGCTCGGGTTCATCATGCTCGATCCCGGCCATATCCATGAGCATATCCGGATCTCGATCCTGATGTTCTTTGCCGTGTTCGTCGGCGCCGTCGGCGCCTATCTGCGCGAATACACCCAGCGCGATCACTTCCTGCTGCGTCGGATGCTGCACAACCGCGCCATGTCCGACGCACTGACCGGCATCGGCAATCGGCGCTTCTTCGAGGAGCACGCGGCGACGGCCTTGCGTCAGGCCAGGCGCGAGCGCGCCGGTCTCGTCTTCGCCATTCTCGATGTCGATCACTTCAAGAAGTACAACGACCGCTACGGACATCAGGCCGGCGACCTGGCGCTGCGCAGCCTGGCCCGCGCGCTCGAAGCGAGATTGCGCCGACCGATGGACATGGTGGGGCGCCTGGGAGGCGAGGAGTTTGGCCTGATCCTCTATGGGGTCAGACTCGATACGGCACGCGCCATGCTTGATAATCTCGTCCGCGCGGTCTCCTCGCTCGACATTCCCCATGACGCCTCGGATACGGCCCCTCACCTGACTGTCAGCGTCGGAGCGGCCCTCTTCGACGGCCTTGAAACACTGGAGCAGATCTACAGGCGTGCGGACGGTCTGCTTTACGTAAGCAAGGCGAAGGGCAGAGACCGGTTTACGCTTGGCTAG
- a CDS encoding YARHG domain-containing protein produces MPHKTLMIMAFLTLTGMPAPTLAQQTCDELWYARNEIYKAQGYCFRTQRGIAAFGNAGCQYDNAEDLPLSNTQRRMIADIQREERVRRCPR; encoded by the coding sequence ATGCCGCACAAGACATTGATGATCATGGCATTCCTGACTTTGACAGGAATGCCTGCGCCGACCCTCGCGCAGCAAACCTGCGACGAGCTCTGGTATGCCCGCAACGAGATCTACAAAGCGCAGGGCTACTGCTTCCGCACTCAGCGCGGTATCGCGGCCTTTGGCAATGCCGGCTGCCAATACGACAATGCCGAGGATCTGCCGCTGTCGAACACCCAGCGCCGCATGATCGCCGACATTCAACGTGAAGAACGCGTACGGCGCTGCCCGCGCTGA
- a CDS encoding ImmA/IrrE family metallo-endopeptidase — MKPAFLTDAQIDARALSHRRELGFRDEQGIDFMILMARLKARYPNFAYERVPDGQLADAEAQWDSQTKRLRIPEPVFLAALRGESRALMTIAHEVGHALLGHEGILHRAPAGSQAERLSAKVRAMEYQARRYAAALLIPNIEAIRHMSAGEMSEHFGVSMSAAMLRKSELK, encoded by the coding sequence ATGAAGCCCGCATTCCTGACCGATGCCCAGATCGATGCCCGCGCCTTGAGCCATCGCCGCGAACTCGGCTTCCGCGACGAACAGGGCATTGATTTCATGATCCTGATGGCGCGGCTGAAGGCCCGCTATCCGAATTTTGCCTATGAACGGGTACCGGACGGCCAACTCGCCGACGCCGAGGCACAATGGGATTCCCAGACCAAGCGCCTTCGGATTCCGGAACCCGTGTTTCTCGCGGCCCTGCGCGGCGAAAGCCGGGCGCTGATGACCATTGCCCATGAGGTCGGGCATGCCCTGCTCGGCCATGAAGGAATCCTGCATCGCGCCCCTGCCGGCTCGCAGGCCGAGCGCCTCTCGGCCAAGGTCCGGGCGATGGAGTATCAGGCCCGGCGCTATGCCGCCGCCTTGCTGATCCCGAATATCGAAGCGATCCGCCATATGAGTGCGGGCGAGATGAGCGAACATTTCGGAGTCAGCATGAGCGCCGCCATGCTGCGCAAGAGCGAGTTGAAATAG
- a CDS encoding Gfo/Idh/MocA family protein — MRNGTLSIGIIGAGIMGERLLRAILDQPQELVKVSGIWDPAPSAMERMAATFPQVPRLADAATIVAASDCVYIASPPASHLAHARAAISAGKSVFCEKPLAVDVADARAFVAEAGDRGAVNFPFASSLAVATLMEWIAQGAVGTVSRVSIEVAFATWPRPWQADAAAWLDRTQQGGFTREVVSHFLFLSRRLVGPLHGLTASVAFPEAGKSERRIEAGLLAGDIPVALKGSVGSTGKDDHNIWMLEGDRGAVRLCDWSIAERRLPDGSWERAADALSQADARPVALRRQLEGVIRLTQGEPHHLATLPEALNVQEIVEAILASEHS, encoded by the coding sequence ATGCGGAACGGCACTCTCTCGATCGGGATCATTGGCGCGGGTATCATGGGCGAGCGGCTGCTGCGCGCCATTCTCGACCAGCCCCAGGAACTGGTGAAAGTCAGTGGCATCTGGGATCCGGCGCCTTCGGCAATGGAGCGGATGGCTGCAACCTTCCCGCAGGTTCCACGGCTCGCCGATGCCGCTACGATCGTCGCCGCCAGTGACTGCGTCTATATCGCCTCGCCGCCAGCCTCCCACCTCGCGCACGCCCGTGCCGCCATCAGCGCGGGCAAGAGCGTCTTTTGCGAGAAGCCACTGGCGGTCGATGTCGCCGATGCGCGCGCCTTTGTTGCGGAAGCCGGCGACAGAGGCGCGGTCAATTTCCCCTTCGCCTCCTCGCTTGCCGTTGCGACATTGATGGAGTGGATCGCGCAGGGTGCGGTCGGCACGGTGTCCCGCGTCTCGATCGAAGTCGCCTTCGCGACATGGCCACGCCCCTGGCAGGCCGACGCGGCAGCCTGGCTGGACAGAACCCAACAGGGCGGTTTCACCCGCGAGGTCGTGTCGCATTTCCTCTTCCTGAGCCGCAGGCTGGTTGGCCCCCTGCATGGGCTCACGGCGAGCGTGGCGTTCCCCGAGGCGGGCAAATCGGAGCGCCGGATCGAGGCCGGGTTGCTGGCCGGTGACATCCCCGTCGCGCTCAAGGGCAGTGTCGGGAGCACTGGGAAGGACGACCACAATATCTGGATGCTGGAAGGTGATAGGGGCGCGGTCCGGCTTTGCGACTGGTCGATCGCCGAACGCCGCCTGCCCGATGGCAGTTGGGAACGCGCTGCCGACGCATTGTCGCAGGCGGATGCACGCCCCGTCGCGCTCAGGCGCCAGCTCGAGGGTGTCATCCGCCTCACGCAGGGCGAACCGCATCATCTCGCGACGCTGCCTGAAGCCTTGAACGTTCAGGAGATCGTCGAGGCCATCCTCGCCAGCGAGCACAGCTAG
- a CDS encoding ATP-binding protein: MTTGIDMGLTQGGQPALLDLAELLATRLLVQGNSGSGKSHLLRRLLEQSAPLVQQAVIDPEGDFVSLAGQFGHVVVDAACGEAELQRIAIRVRQHRVSIVLNLENLDADEQLRATAAFLGGLFDVDRSMWFPILVVVDEAQLFAPVMAGEASDEARRLSLGAMTNLMCRGRKRGLAGVIATQRLAKLAKNVAAEASNFLMGRTFLDIDMQRASDLLGMDRRQAEMFRDLERGQFVALGPALSKRPLPLRIGAVSSVDRGSAPGLMPLPEQAPEDASKLIFEAGENEPPVTSWVPRPTPRPRPAANEVLRQIESYRPAPAVEPEPEIPMEPEEREAIMTEILRDLMEDPETRSRQVAVVYQDFTVRCRMRRVGQSSLSLDDFRRRLAVARAGASEDITASHAWQVSLDAAATLPDDLQSLFLYIARTAIEGAPAPTDAELAEVYGSHSPGRARRVLGYIEERGLLVCHVDFRGQRTLALPTIGVETAPGQAQPRSTKGMPRGLRA, encoded by the coding sequence ATGACGACGGGCATCGACATGGGTTTGACCCAGGGTGGACAACCCGCGCTGCTTGATCTCGCCGAATTGCTGGCGACGCGCCTGCTGGTTCAAGGCAATTCCGGCTCAGGAAAGTCGCATCTGCTGCGCCGGCTGCTGGAGCAGAGCGCACCGCTGGTCCAGCAGGCCGTGATTGATCCAGAGGGCGATTTCGTCTCGCTGGCCGGTCAGTTCGGCCATGTCGTGGTCGATGCCGCCTGCGGCGAGGCCGAATTGCAGCGTATCGCGATCCGCGTCCGCCAGCATCGTGTCTCGATCGTGCTCAATCTCGAGAACCTCGACGCCGACGAGCAGTTGCGCGCGACCGCCGCCTTTCTCGGCGGGCTGTTCGACGTCGATCGCAGCATGTGGTTCCCGATCCTGGTCGTCGTCGACGAGGCGCAACTCTTCGCCCCCGTCATGGCCGGCGAAGCGTCAGACGAAGCGCGTCGCCTTTCGCTCGGCGCCATGACCAATCTGATGTGCCGCGGCCGCAAGCGCGGCCTCGCCGGGGTGATCGCGACTCAGCGTCTCGCCAAGCTTGCCAAGAACGTCGCGGCCGAGGCCTCGAACTTCCTGATGGGCCGCACCTTCCTCGATATCGACATGCAGCGCGCCTCCGACCTGCTCGGCATGGACCGCCGCCAGGCCGAGATGTTCCGCGACCTCGAGCGTGGCCAGTTCGTCGCATTGGGCCCGGCGTTGTCGAAGCGCCCCTTGCCGCTCAGGATCGGCGCCGTGTCCTCGGTCGATCGCGGCAGTGCGCCCGGCCTGATGCCCCTGCCCGAACAGGCCCCCGAGGATGCAAGCAAGCTGATTTTCGAAGCGGGCGAGAACGAGCCTCCCGTCACCTCCTGGGTCCCGCGCCCCACGCCGCGGCCGCGCCCGGCAGCCAATGAAGTGCTCCGCCAGATCGAGAGCTATCGCCCTGCCCCCGCCGTGGAGCCGGAACCCGAGATTCCGATGGAACCGGAAGAGCGCGAGGCGATCATGACCGAGATCCTGCGCGATCTGATGGAGGATCCGGAAACGCGGAGCCGCCAGGTCGCCGTGGTCTATCAGGACTTTACGGTGCGCTGCCGCATGCGTCGCGTCGGTCAATCATCGCTCAGCCTGGATGACTTCCGCCGGCGGCTCGCCGTGGCGCGTGCAGGGGCAAGTGAGGACATCACAGCGTCCCATGCCTGGCAGGTCTCGCTCGACGCCGCAGCCACCCTGCCGGACGACCTCCAGAGCCTGTTTCTCTACATTGCCCGCACCGCGATCGAGGGCGCTCCCGCCCCGACCGACGCCGAGCTCGCCGAAGTCTATGGCAGCCATTCGCCGGGCCGCGCCCGTCGTGTTCTGGGCTATATCGAGGAGCGCGGGCTCCTCGTCTGCCATGTCGATTTTCGCGGCCAGCGCACGCTGGCATTACCGACGATCGGCGTCGAGACTGCGCCCGGTCAGGCACAACCGCGCAGCACCAAGGGGATGCCGCGCGGCCTCAGAGCCTGA